The following are encoded in a window of Glandiceps talaboti chromosome 5, keGlaTala1.1, whole genome shotgun sequence genomic DNA:
- the LOC144435625 gene encoding ADP-ribosylation factor-like protein 16 → MCLLVGTTGVGKTLLLKRLQYCSNKGSFSEVNEAPATIPTVGTNLVNVNVGKKNEVTIRELGGCMGPIWHNYYKDCTLLMFMLDISNPCQVASSCVQLLTVLSHEQLQDVPVLVLLNKMDSPCAVNRVELDSLIRMKEIIACAKQTISVLEISARGGQGLHELVKWINSNHHQS, encoded by the exons ATGTGTCTACTTGTTGGTACTACCGGTGTCGGAAAAACGCTGTTATTGAAGCGTTTGCAATAT TGCTCAAACAAGGGATCGTTTTCTGAAGTAAATGAAGCTCCAGCTACGATACCAACA GTTGGCACTAATTTAGTGAATGTGAATGTAGGCAAAAAGAATGAGGTGACGATCAGAGAACTTGGTGGATGTATGGGTCCAATATGGCATAACTACTACAAAGACTGTACACTACTTATG TTCATGCTTGATATATCGAATCCTTGTCAAGTAGCATCATCTTGTGTACAACTTCTGACTGTACTATCACATGAACAACTACAAGATGTTCCTGTACTTGTCCTTTTGAATAAGAT GGACTCGCCATGTGCTGTGAATCGTGTAGAACTGGACTCACTGATCCGTATGAAGGAAATTATTGCTTGTGCCAAACAGACAATCTCAGTTTTGGAGATCAGTGCCAGGGGTGGACAAGGTTTGCATGAACTGGTGAAATGGATCAACTCAAATCATCATCAATCGTGA